CCGCCCGCGGCCAGGAGGATCCCCTCGCCGGCGAGGTCGCGGATGGATCCGTCCCGCCGTCGCGCGGCGTGCGTCGTCGGCCTCATCCGCCCAGTCTCCCTCCCCAGGCGGGCGGTTCCCGTCCCGCAGCACGGGCGCAGGGCGCCCCGGTCGGCCGACGCGGGACCCGATAGGCTCTCCACGGTCGTCGACGCGGCGGGCCGGTCCACCCCGGTGGGCGGCGTGCGCGTCGACCAGCCGCTACACACCGGGTGCCGCCACCAGACGGTCGTGGCACCGCAGCCTCGAACGACGCACGTAACCGCCGAGCGCGGGTGCGGATGGGATGACACGCGTGGATCTTTTCGAATACCAGGCCAGGGACCTCTTCGAGTCCTACGGCGTCCCGGTCCTCCCGGGGATCGTCGCCGACACCGCCGAGGAGGTGCGCGCCGCGGCCGAGAAGCTGGGCGGCACCGTGGTCGTGAAGGCGCAGGTGAAGACCGGCGGCCGCGGCAAGGCCGGCGGCGTCAAGGTCGCCCAGAGCGCCGACGCGGCGTACGAGGCGGCGCAGTCCATCCTCGGCCTCGACATCAAGGGCCACACCGTGAACCGCGTCATGGTCGCCGCCGGTGCGCGCATCAAGCAGGAGTTCTACTTCTCGATCCTGCTCGACCGCGCCGAGCGCTCCTACCTCTCCCTCACCAGCTACGAGGGCGGCATGGAGATCGAGGAGCTCGCGGTCACGCGCCCCGAGGCCCTCGCCCGCATCGAGATCGACCCGGTCACCGGCATCGACGCCGCCAAGGCCGAGGAGATCGCGCGCGCCGCGTCCTTCCCGGAGGAGCTCATCGCCAAGGTCGCGCCCGTGTTCGAGCGCCTCTGGTGGGTCTACCGCGACGAGGACGCGACGCTCGTCGAGGTCAACCCGCTGGTGCTCACCGAGTCGGGCGACATCATCGCCCTCGACGGCAAGGTCACGCTCGACGAGAACGCCGGCTTCCGCCACGAGGGCCACGCGGCCCTCGAGGACGCGGCCGCCGCGGACCCGCTCGAGGCGAAGGCCAAGGAGTCCGACCTCAACTACGTGAAGCTCGACGGCCAGGTCGGCATCATCGGCAACGGCGCGGGTCTCGTCATGTCCACGCTGGACGTCGTCAGCTACGCGGGCGAGAAGCACGGCGGCGCGCGCCCCGCGAACTTCCTCGACATCGGCGGTGGAGCGTCCGCCGAGGTCATGGCCGCGGGTCTCGACGTCATCCTCGGCGACGAGCAGGTCCGCAGCGTCTTCGTCAACGTCTTCGGCGGCATCACGTCGTGCGACGCCGTCGCGAACGGCATCGTCGGCGCGCTCGACAAGCTGGGCGACACCGCCACCAAGCCGCTCGTCGTCCGGCTCGACGGCAACAACGTCGAGGAGGGCCGCCGCATCCTCGAGGAGCGCGCGCACCCCCTCGTCACCGTCGTCGGCACCATGGACGAGGCGGCCGACAAGGCCGCCGAGCTGGCCGCCGCGTAACTCCCGAGAGAGAACAGGAACAGGTACATGTCGATTCTTCTCGACGAGAACAGCAGGATCATCGTCCAGGGCCTCACGGGCTCCGAGGGCACCAAGCACGCGGGCCGCATGCTCGCGTCCGGCAGCAAGGTCGTGGGCGGCGTCAACCCGCGCAAGGCCGGCACCACGGTCGAGATCGCGGGCGTCGAGCTCCCGATCTTCGGCTCCGTCGCCGAGGCCATGGCGGAGACGGGCGCCGACGTGTCGGTCATCTTCGTGCCCCCGGCGTTCGCCAAGAGCGCGGTGCTGGAGGCGATCGACGCGGCCATCCCGCTCGCGGTCGTCATCACCGAGGGCATCCCGGTCAAGGACTCCGCGGAGTTCTGGTCGCACGCCAAGAGCACCGGCGGGAAGACCCGCATCGTCGGTCCGAACTGCCCCGGCATCATCAGCCCCGGCAAGTCGAACGCCGGCATCATCCCCGCCACCATCACCGAGGCCGGCCCCATCGGCCTCGTGTCGAAGTCCGGCACGCTCACGTACCAGATGATGTACGAGCTGCGCGACCTGGGCATCTCCACCGCCATCGGCATCGGCGGCGACCCCGTCATCGGCACCACGCACATCGACGCCCTCGAGGCGTTCGAGGCGGACCCGGAGACGCGCGCCATCGTCATGATCGGCGAGATCGGCGGCGACGCCGAGGAGCGCGCGGCCGAGTACATCAAGGCGCACGTCACCA
The nucleotide sequence above comes from Clavibacter sp. B3I6. Encoded proteins:
- the sucC gene encoding ADP-forming succinate--CoA ligase subunit beta encodes the protein MDLFEYQARDLFESYGVPVLPGIVADTAEEVRAAAEKLGGTVVVKAQVKTGGRGKAGGVKVAQSADAAYEAAQSILGLDIKGHTVNRVMVAAGARIKQEFYFSILLDRAERSYLSLTSYEGGMEIEELAVTRPEALARIEIDPVTGIDAAKAEEIARAASFPEELIAKVAPVFERLWWVYRDEDATLVEVNPLVLTESGDIIALDGKVTLDENAGFRHEGHAALEDAAAADPLEAKAKESDLNYVKLDGQVGIIGNGAGLVMSTLDVVSYAGEKHGGARPANFLDIGGGASAEVMAAGLDVILGDEQVRSVFVNVFGGITSCDAVANGIVGALDKLGDTATKPLVVRLDGNNVEEGRRILEERAHPLVTVVGTMDEAADKAAELAAA
- the sucD gene encoding succinate--CoA ligase subunit alpha, which translates into the protein MSILLDENSRIIVQGLTGSEGTKHAGRMLASGSKVVGGVNPRKAGTTVEIAGVELPIFGSVAEAMAETGADVSVIFVPPAFAKSAVLEAIDAAIPLAVVITEGIPVKDSAEFWSHAKSTGGKTRIVGPNCPGIISPGKSNAGIIPATITEAGPIGLVSKSGTLTYQMMYELRDLGISTAIGIGGDPVIGTTHIDALEAFEADPETRAIVMIGEIGGDAEERAAEYIKAHVTKPVVAYVAGFTAPEGKTMGHAGAIVSGGSGTAQGKKEALEASGVKVGKTPTETANLLREVFAAL